In Papaver somniferum cultivar HN1 chromosome 1, ASM357369v1, whole genome shotgun sequence, a genomic segment contains:
- the LOC113317999 gene encoding eukaryotic translation initiation factor 2 subunit alpha homolog isoform X2 translates to MASNAPNLECRMYEAPYPEVDTAVMIQVKNIEEDMGVYVSLLEYNNIEGMILFSELSRTRIRSVSSLIKVGRQEPVMVLRVDKDKGYVDLSKTRVNEYDIATCGERYSKSKLVHSILRHVAETMQLDLEDLYIHVGWPLYRKYGHAYEAFRLIVADPDTILNSLTRKVSEVGPDGQELMPKLEPALTVEVKDALIENITKEVKDALIKNIKKHIVLQTTIRAHIEMICFHFDGVLYIKEAMRKAEETGNDDCPVKMKLVVPPLYVLTTQTLDMEQGIMVLTNAIQACTEAIDSHKGKLVVKEAPRADLSMEHGASQE, encoded by the exons ATGGCGTCGAACGCTCCAAATCTAGAGTGTAGAATGTACGAAGCGCCATATCCAGAAGTAGATACGGCAGTGATGATTCAAGTGAAAAACATAGAAGAAGATATGGGTGTTTATGTCTCCCTTCTCGAATACAATAACATCGAGGGTATGATCTTATTCAGTGAGCTTTCACGAACACGTATTCGAAGTGTTAGTAGTTTGATAAAAGTTGGAAGACAAGAACCAGTTATGGTACTTAGGGTTGATAAAGATAAAGGTTATGTCGATTTAAGTAAAACAAGAGTTAATGAATATGATATCGCTACTTGTGGGGAAAGATACAGTAAGAGTAAACTTGTTCATTCTATTCTGAGGCATGTTGCTGAGACTATGCAACTCGATTTGGAG GATCTGTATATCCATGTTGGCTGGCCTCTATATCGAAAATATGGGCATGCCTATGAG GCCTTCAGGTTAATCGTGGCTGATCCTGATACCATTCTTAATTCCCTCACACGTAAAGTTAGTGAAGTCGGCCCTGATGGACAAGAG CTGATGCCTAAACTGGAACCTGCTCTGACTGTGGAAGTTAAAGATGCTTTGATTGAAAACATCACAAAGGAGGTTAAAGATGCTTTGATTAAAAACATCAAAAAGCATATAGTCCTACAGACAACGATCCGTGCACATATTGAAATGATATGCTTTCATTTTGATGGGGTTCTATATATCAAG GAAGCGATGAGGAAAGCTGAAGAAACTGGTAATGATGATTGTCCAGTTAAAATGAAACTGGTGGTGCCTCCTCTCTATGTTCTGACGACTCAGACCCTTGACATG GAACAAGGCATAATGGTTCTTACTAATGCAATCCAAGCTTGCACAGAAGCAATAGATAGCCACAAGGGAAAATTGGTAGTAAAGGAGGCACCAAGAGCG GATCTTTCTATGGAGCATGGTGCATCCCAGGAGTAG
- the LOC113317999 gene encoding eukaryotic translation initiation factor 2 subunit alpha homolog isoform X1 produces MASNAPNLECRMYEAPYPEVDTAVMIQVKNIEEDMGVYVSLLEYNNIEGMILFSELSRTRIRSVSSLIKVGRQEPVMVLRVDKDKGYVDLSKTRVNEYDIATCGERYSKSKLVHSILRHVAETMQLDLEDLYIHVGWPLYRKYGHAYEAFRLIVADPDTILNSLTRKVSEVGPDGQELMPKLEPALTVEVKDALIENITKEVKDALIKNIKKHIVLQTTIRAHIEMICFHFDGVLYIKEAMRKAEETGNDDCPVKMKLVVPPLYVLTTQTLDMEQGIMVLTNAIQACTEAIDSHKGKLVVKEAPRAVSELDDNLRSQSMAYYLFKMKLHEWEKLVLTDPLVSSTSKATAKQTTHLTELKKKKKKKQTAHLDPFS; encoded by the exons ATGGCGTCGAACGCTCCAAATCTAGAGTGTAGAATGTACGAAGCGCCATATCCAGAAGTAGATACGGCAGTGATGATTCAAGTGAAAAACATAGAAGAAGATATGGGTGTTTATGTCTCCCTTCTCGAATACAATAACATCGAGGGTATGATCTTATTCAGTGAGCTTTCACGAACACGTATTCGAAGTGTTAGTAGTTTGATAAAAGTTGGAAGACAAGAACCAGTTATGGTACTTAGGGTTGATAAAGATAAAGGTTATGTCGATTTAAGTAAAACAAGAGTTAATGAATATGATATCGCTACTTGTGGGGAAAGATACAGTAAGAGTAAACTTGTTCATTCTATTCTGAGGCATGTTGCTGAGACTATGCAACTCGATTTGGAG GATCTGTATATCCATGTTGGCTGGCCTCTATATCGAAAATATGGGCATGCCTATGAG GCCTTCAGGTTAATCGTGGCTGATCCTGATACCATTCTTAATTCCCTCACACGTAAAGTTAGTGAAGTCGGCCCTGATGGACAAGAG CTGATGCCTAAACTGGAACCTGCTCTGACTGTGGAAGTTAAAGATGCTTTGATTGAAAACATCACAAAGGAGGTTAAAGATGCTTTGATTAAAAACATCAAAAAGCATATAGTCCTACAGACAACGATCCGTGCACATATTGAAATGATATGCTTTCATTTTGATGGGGTTCTATATATCAAG GAAGCGATGAGGAAAGCTGAAGAAACTGGTAATGATGATTGTCCAGTTAAAATGAAACTGGTGGTGCCTCCTCTCTATGTTCTGACGACTCAGACCCTTGACATG GAACAAGGCATAATGGTTCTTACTAATGCAATCCAAGCTTGCACAGAAGCAATAGATAGCCACAAGGGAAAATTGGTAGTAAAGGAGGCACCAAGAGCG GTGAGTGAACTAGATGACAACCTGCGTTCCCAAAGTATGGCCTATTACCTTTTCAAGATGAAGTTACATGAATGGGAAAAATTGGTGTTGACGGACCCGTTGGTGTCCTCGACTAGTAAAGCCACTGCCAAACAAACCACCCATTTGACGgagctaaaaaaaaagaaaaaaaagaagcagACCGCCCATTTAGACCCTTTCTCTTAG